In Desulfovibrio aminophilus, the following proteins share a genomic window:
- a CDS encoding zinc ribbon domain-containing protein, with protein MPIYEFHCRSCRADFEVFAHRSESGGRCPYCDSCETTRVISLTHYRNADHWEKDMLKGLAKSKERDKLKAELKAPA; from the coding sequence ATGCCGATCTATGAATTCCATTGCAGAAGCTGCCGAGCGGACTTCGAGGTCTTCGCCCACAGAAGCGAATCCGGGGGCCGCTGCCCGTATTGCGACTCATGCGAAACGACGCGCGTCATCTCGCTCACGCACTACCGCAACGCGGACCACTGGGAAAAGGACATGCTCAAGGGCCTGGCGAAGTCCAAGGAGAGGGACAAGCTCAAGGCCGAACTGAAGGCGCCCGCCTGA
- a CDS encoding alkaline phosphatase family protein yields the protein MAKTPKKVMVIGLDCAQPHLIEQYVKEGALPTFKKLLESGTLAANALAPYPTVTPPNWAVIATGATDGTHGITDFHNHTPGATLGNESITQNWDRDRIQAETVWEAAEKAGKKCIVMTYPGSAPSRMKKGITVGGNGFHVGESRKGLPSLNANYFLCEDSLISTDLYPHGFRGEFTDAEGWDGVEDLGNAPMEMEVKMPFPRAEREIAPATWWVLLPGEDGEYGKAMLATGKGADKVLCTITPGQWSDQLVTEITMADGGKEEIFFRCKLITLADDASEFKLLIGAMVPTKGDWIHPLDKAEGADITKGAIHAAGGLVMGLLGSIDYDTYVEMNENLSTWNAEVAVSLMQNNEWDLFYMHSHPIDWMYHLVLTDMVSDDAEKREKAWDVHKRIYEVEDRMLARLLSQADKDTLVVLVSDHGATPDGVVFDPYKALGPAGLSYMAEGKAMESESNVLALSTHLPDYARSKAVPQREIYVYVNLKGRDPGGIVEPEDYEKVQREICDALLTYVDPQTGKRPVALALPKKDARILGLHGDRIGDVVYALYPEFGSQHGHMLPTAEAGPGKLGVLLLFSGPNIKKNNKMERTCWLWDLVPTICYLLCIPAPEQCEGAILYQAMREPHFKDKEMEKLREGLKRMEAAMSRDSREPWDHHDCA from the coding sequence ATGGCTAAGACTCCGAAAAAGGTCATGGTGATCGGATTGGATTGCGCCCAGCCGCATCTGATCGAGCAGTATGTGAAGGAAGGCGCATTGCCCACCTTCAAGAAGCTCCTCGAGAGCGGCACGCTGGCGGCGAACGCCCTGGCGCCCTATCCCACGGTGACCCCCCCGAACTGGGCCGTCATCGCCACCGGAGCCACCGACGGCACGCACGGCATCACGGACTTCCACAACCATACCCCGGGCGCCACCCTCGGCAACGAGAGCATCACCCAGAACTGGGACCGCGACCGCATCCAGGCCGAGACCGTCTGGGAGGCGGCCGAGAAGGCCGGGAAGAAGTGCATCGTCATGACCTACCCCGGATCGGCCCCCTCGCGGATGAAGAAGGGCATCACCGTGGGCGGCAACGGCTTCCACGTGGGCGAGAGCCGCAAGGGGCTGCCGTCGCTGAACGCCAACTACTTCCTCTGCGAGGACTCCCTCATCTCCACCGACCTCTACCCCCACGGTTTCCGGGGCGAATTCACGGACGCCGAGGGCTGGGACGGCGTGGAGGACCTGGGGAACGCGCCCATGGAGATGGAGGTCAAGATGCCCTTCCCCAGGGCCGAGCGCGAAATCGCCCCCGCCACTTGGTGGGTGCTCCTGCCCGGCGAGGACGGCGAGTATGGCAAGGCCATGCTGGCCACGGGCAAGGGCGCGGACAAGGTGCTCTGCACCATTACCCCGGGCCAGTGGAGCGACCAGCTCGTGACCGAGATCACCATGGCGGACGGCGGCAAGGAAGAGATCTTCTTCCGCTGCAAGCTCATCACGCTGGCCGACGACGCCAGTGAGTTCAAGCTGCTCATCGGGGCCATGGTGCCCACCAAGGGCGACTGGATCCACCCCCTGGACAAGGCCGAGGGCGCGGACATCACCAAGGGCGCCATCCACGCGGCCGGCGGCCTGGTCATGGGCCTGCTCGGCTCCATCGACTACGACACCTACGTGGAGATGAACGAGAACCTCTCCACCTGGAACGCCGAGGTCGCGGTCTCGCTCATGCAGAACAACGAGTGGGATCTCTTTTACATGCATTCCCATCCCATCGACTGGATGTACCACCTCGTGCTCACGGACATGGTCAGCGACGACGCCGAGAAGCGTGAGAAGGCCTGGGACGTGCACAAGCGCATCTACGAGGTGGAGGACCGCATGCTCGCCCGCCTGCTCAGCCAGGCGGACAAGGACACCCTGGTGGTCCTGGTCTCCGACCACGGCGCCACGCCCGATGGGGTGGTCTTCGATCCCTACAAGGCCCTGGGCCCCGCCGGGCTGTCCTACATGGCCGAGGGCAAGGCCATGGAGAGCGAGTCCAACGTGCTGGCCCTGAGCACGCACCTGCCGGACTACGCCCGCTCCAAGGCCGTGCCCCAGCGCGAGATCTACGTCTATGTGAACCTCAAGGGTCGTGATCCGGGCGGCATCGTGGAGCCGGAGGACTACGAGAAGGTCCAGCGCGAGATCTGCGACGCGCTCCTGACCTACGTCGACCCCCAGACCGGCAAGCGCCCCGTGGCCCTGGCCCTGCCCAAGAAGGACGCCCGCATCCTCGGGCTGCACGGCGACCGCATCGGCGATGTGGTCTACGCCCTGTACCCGGAATTCGGCTCCCAGCATGGCCATATGCTGCCCACAGCCGAGGCCGGTCCCGGCAAACTCGGGGTGCTGCTTCTGTTTAGTGGGCCGAATATCAAGAAAAACAACAAGATGGAGCGCACTTGTTGGTTGTGGGACTTGGTCCCCACGATCTGCTATCTGCTCTGCATTCCCGCGCCGGAGCAGTGCGAGGGGGCCATTCTGTATCAGGCCATGCGTGAGCCTCATTTCAAGGATAAGGAAATGGAGAAGCTGCGCGAGGGCCTGAAGCGGATGGAGGCGGCCATGTCGCGCGACAGCCGCGAGCCCTGGGACCATCACGACTGCGCCTGA
- a CDS encoding transporter, giving the protein MKRLRLGISVLAMLGLLVSAAWAADPAKPAPAPRPWAPMGTSFGPSGSGMPAGILGVGGNFQYGESENVRKYGGKMNDSVSVQKATEVFKLRYGIMEGLDIRSSTPIYNIHVDRQAGSDRTNYGVGDTTILLHSVILNQDKGDPFYLAVDYGGSVPTASVGDHSVDAIGNDAWGLMGGVGATYFLDSHRFDMEVNYATFTEGAHDYTKGDRARWNVGYAYAINTMFDIGVESNFEWNDESELHGSKQKDASYEWYAGPKLVYKCKPWGVNFAVAGMLPLERWYQNTKTGSDDYRFMFKVIKFFDVGTFFD; this is encoded by the coding sequence ATGAAACGTCTGAGGCTAGGCATCTCCGTACTGGCCATGTTGGGGCTCCTGGTGTCGGCCGCCTGGGCGGCCGATCCGGCGAAACCGGCGCCCGCGCCGAGGCCGTGGGCCCCGATGGGGACCAGCTTCGGCCCGTCCGGTTCCGGCATGCCGGCTGGAATTCTCGGTGTCGGCGGCAACTTCCAGTACGGCGAGAGCGAGAACGTCCGCAAGTACGGCGGCAAGATGAACGACAGCGTGTCGGTGCAGAAGGCCACGGAGGTCTTCAAGCTGCGCTATGGCATCATGGAGGGCCTCGACATCCGTAGCAGCACCCCGATCTACAACATCCACGTGGACCGTCAGGCCGGATCGGATCGGACCAACTACGGCGTCGGCGACACCACGATCCTGTTGCACAGCGTGATCCTGAACCAGGACAAGGGCGACCCCTTCTACCTGGCCGTGGATTACGGCGGGAGCGTGCCCACCGCTTCCGTGGGCGACCATTCCGTGGACGCCATCGGCAACGACGCCTGGGGTCTCATGGGCGGCGTGGGCGCCACCTACTTCCTGGATTCCCACCGCTTCGACATGGAAGTCAACTATGCCACCTTCACCGAGGGAGCCCACGACTACACCAAGGGCGACCGCGCGCGGTGGAACGTTGGTTATGCCTACGCCATCAACACCATGTTCGACATCGGCGTGGAGTCCAACTTCGAGTGGAACGACGAGAGTGAACTCCACGGCAGCAAGCAGAAGGACGCCAGCTACGAATGGTATGCCGGTCCCAAGCTGGTGTACAAGTGCAAGCCCTGGGGCGTGAACTTCGCCGTGGCCGGCATGCTTCCGCTTGAGCGCTGGTACCAGAACACCAAGACCGGTTCCGACGACTACCGCTTCATGTTCAAGGTCATCAAGTTCTTTGACGTGGGAACGTTCTTCGACTAG
- a CDS encoding formamidase: protein MGSIGSISRPSEGMLMGLVQYPVPVINSRKEIEASIDRICAATAATKAGYPGMDLIVWPEYSSQGLNTKKWVTDEFLLDVEGPLFQRYAQTCKENDIWGVFSIMERNPNKNQMPYNTAVIFNNKGELALKYRKLNPWVPIEPWMPGDLGQPVCDGPGGSKLSICICHDGMFPEQAREAAYNGCNVYIRISGYSTQVNEQWILTNRSNAWHNLMYTAAVNLAGYDGVFYYFGEGQICNFDGTTLVQGHRNPWEIVTGEVFPKMADQARTDWGLENNIFNVGNRGYVAQPGGVRECPYNWVKDFAKGKYHLPWEDKIKIKDGTIYGYPTTGGRFGL from the coding sequence ATGGGTAGCATCGGAAGTATCAGCAGACCGAGCGAAGGCATGTTGATGGGCCTGGTCCAGTACCCCGTCCCGGTCATCAACTCCCGCAAGGAGATCGAGGCCAGCATCGACCGCATCTGCGCCGCCACCGCCGCCACCAAGGCCGGCTACCCCGGCATGGATCTCATCGTGTGGCCGGAATACAGCAGCCAGGGCCTGAACACCAAGAAGTGGGTCACCGACGAGTTCCTGCTCGACGTCGAGGGCCCCCTGTTCCAGCGCTACGCCCAGACCTGCAAGGAGAACGACATCTGGGGCGTGTTCTCCATCATGGAGCGCAACCCGAACAAGAACCAGATGCCCTACAACACCGCGGTCATCTTCAACAACAAGGGCGAGCTCGCCCTGAAGTACCGCAAGCTGAACCCCTGGGTTCCGATCGAGCCCTGGATGCCCGGCGACCTCGGCCAGCCCGTGTGCGACGGCCCCGGCGGCAGCAAGCTGTCGATCTGCATCTGCCACGACGGAATGTTCCCGGAGCAGGCCCGCGAGGCGGCCTACAACGGCTGCAACGTCTACATCCGCATCTCCGGCTACAGCACCCAGGTCAACGAGCAGTGGATCCTGACCAACCGCTCCAACGCCTGGCACAACCTGATGTACACCGCCGCGGTCAACCTGGCCGGGTACGACGGCGTCTTCTACTACTTCGGCGAAGGCCAGATCTGCAACTTCGACGGCACGACCCTGGTCCAGGGCCACCGCAACCCGTGGGAAATCGTGACCGGCGAAGTGTTCCCCAAGATGGCCGACCAGGCCCGCACGGACTGGGGTCTGGAGAACAACATCTTCAACGTCGGCAACCGCGGCTACGTGGCCCAGCCCGGCGGCGTGCGCGAGTGCCCCTACAACTGGGTCAAGGACTTCGCCAAGGGCAAGTACCACCTGCCTTGGGAAGACAAGATCAAGATCAAGGACGGCACGATCTACGGCTACCCCACCACCGGCGGTCGCTTCGGCCTGTAA
- a CDS encoding TRAP transporter substrate-binding protein, translating to MWGLTAALLAVFLLGAVALAKKLELPMSTIYMNTHPTVANAWTPWFKEMADLTGGNVEIAYFNPNTLCPVNDLYDATISGMVGIGGNGQSLTPGKFPLSSVLELPGMAPSAECGSLVIWELYKNHPEIQAEYKDIQLLWLWASATYQLHTTKKEVKTLEDAQGLKIIAWNRSAADIIKALGANPVQIGPTDTYLALERGMADGVLCPLAPIVSFKISDATKYTTVCDVLLNPFWAGMSHDVWKSLSDKDRAAFEKTTGEVMAKRSGVSLDQGAVSDVAKLRKVGHGFYLLPDAERDRWIAATAPLREAWVKDMESKGYKDARKLLDEAVSLSAKYAKTTGRGYQK from the coding sequence ATGTGGGGACTGACGGCGGCCCTGCTGGCGGTCTTCCTGTTGGGTGCAGTGGCTCTGGCCAAGAAGCTGGAACTGCCCATGTCCACGATCTACATGAACACCCACCCCACCGTGGCCAACGCCTGGACCCCCTGGTTCAAGGAAATGGCCGACTTGACCGGCGGGAACGTGGAGATCGCCTACTTCAACCCGAACACCCTCTGCCCGGTCAACGACCTGTATGACGCCACCATCTCCGGCATGGTCGGCATCGGCGGCAACGGCCAGAGCCTGACGCCCGGGAAATTTCCCCTGAGCAGCGTGCTCGAATTGCCGGGCATGGCTCCGAGCGCCGAATGCGGCTCGCTGGTCATCTGGGAGCTGTACAAGAACCATCCCGAGATCCAGGCCGAATACAAGGACATCCAGCTCCTCTGGTTGTGGGCCAGCGCCACGTATCAGCTGCACACCACCAAGAAGGAAGTGAAGACCCTTGAGGACGCCCAGGGCCTGAAGATCATCGCCTGGAACCGCTCGGCGGCCGACATCATCAAGGCCCTGGGCGCCAATCCCGTGCAGATCGGCCCCACGGATACCTATCTGGCCTTGGAGCGCGGCATGGCCGACGGCGTGCTCTGCCCTCTGGCCCCCATCGTCTCCTTCAAGATCAGCGACGCCACCAAGTACACCACGGTCTGCGACGTCCTGCTCAATCCCTTCTGGGCCGGCATGAGCCATGACGTCTGGAAGAGCCTGAGCGACAAGGATCGGGCCGCCTTCGAGAAGACCACCGGCGAGGTCATGGCCAAGCGCAGCGGCGTGAGCCTGGACCAGGGCGCCGTGTCTGACGTGGCCAAGCTGCGCAAGGTGGGCCACGGTTTCTACCTTCTGCCCGATGCCGAGCGCGATCGCTGGATCGCGGCCACCGCGCCCCTGCGCGAGGCTTGGGTCAAGGACATGGAGTCCAAGGGTTACAAGGACGCCCGCAAGCTCCTGGACGAGGCCGTGAGCCTGAGCGCCAAGTACGCCAAGACCACTGGCCGGGGCTACCAGAAGTAA
- a CDS encoding TRAP transporter large permease subunit gives MSNATELQMPPHSCTVEGAPREGRNVFDMLADGLDALLEPVLNKAFLVSLVTVGLMAIPIFFDVLARFVFSESLEGIIELEEYAMVLIVFLALGWSQKKGGGHIKIDLITCKMSPRFVRLLDTFHNLVCTFFFGLVFCRACFTTMTKLGEHSIMLKIPLSVFIAVAAAGLLLLVFTLLSQTLRGISDNLKDKAVFGLLVTVVLAVVFLSFPIWYKLLPVQMSRLGLGAAGMVGMISLLLLGMPIGFAMAVVGFLGLSAIGFNMTPALNTLGIAPYSTTASFILAVAPLFICMGLLCSESGISKDLFDSADKWMGHLPGGLVMAALSGCAGFAAVCGDSMATAVTMGSVALPEMQRKKYNSSLACGALAAGGTLGILIPPSMGFIFYALVTEESVGKLFVAGMVPGVVLTLMYILSVYLIARVRPEWAPRGERVSLAVKLGSLKGILWMVLLFVLILGGILVGVFSPTEGAAVGVVGAFGILALRGRVTRKVMKDVLTQTANITTKLLMILIGVGILGYFLAASRLPDEMAALITGHGYNRYVVLVGILGLYAILGCLMNVIPMILLTLPTIFPTVKALGFDPIWFGVITVIMMEMGQITPPVGVNVFAMSSVAPDVPMGAIFKGILPFMFCMVLMLALLIFFPGMATWLVGVLF, from the coding sequence ATGAGCAATGCCACCGAGTTGCAAATGCCGCCGCACAGCTGCACGGTCGAAGGCGCTCCCCGCGAAGGGAGGAACGTCTTCGACATGCTGGCCGACGGCCTGGACGCCCTGCTCGAGCCCGTACTGAACAAGGCGTTCCTGGTAAGCCTCGTCACCGTGGGTCTCATGGCCATTCCCATCTTTTTTGATGTGCTGGCCCGTTTCGTTTTTTCCGAGTCCTTGGAAGGCATCATTGAGCTTGAGGAATACGCCATGGTGCTCATCGTCTTCCTCGCCCTGGGCTGGTCCCAGAAGAAGGGAGGCGGGCACATCAAGATCGACCTCATCACCTGCAAGATGTCGCCGCGCTTCGTGCGGCTGCTGGACACCTTCCATAATCTGGTTTGCACGTTCTTTTTCGGGCTGGTCTTCTGTCGCGCCTGTTTTACGACCATGACCAAGCTCGGCGAACACAGCATCATGCTTAAGATTCCCTTGAGCGTCTTCATCGCCGTGGCCGCCGCCGGACTGCTTCTTTTGGTCTTCACGCTTCTGAGTCAGACCCTGCGCGGCATCTCCGACAACCTCAAGGACAAGGCCGTGTTCGGTCTTTTGGTGACTGTGGTCCTGGCGGTCGTGTTCCTGTCCTTCCCCATCTGGTACAAGCTCCTGCCGGTGCAGATGAGTCGGTTGGGGCTCGGCGCGGCGGGGATGGTCGGCATGATCTCGCTGCTGCTCCTGGGCATGCCCATCGGCTTCGCCATGGCCGTGGTCGGCTTCCTGGGACTTTCGGCCATCGGCTTCAACATGACTCCGGCGCTCAACACCCTGGGCATCGCCCCGTACTCCACCACGGCGAGCTTCATCCTGGCCGTGGCGCCCCTGTTCATCTGCATGGGCCTGCTCTGTTCGGAATCGGGCATCAGCAAGGACCTCTTCGACTCCGCCGACAAGTGGATGGGGCACCTGCCCGGCGGACTGGTCATGGCGGCGCTTTCGGGTTGCGCGGGCTTCGCCGCGGTCTGCGGCGACTCCATGGCCACGGCCGTGACCATGGGCTCCGTGGCCCTGCCCGAGATGCAACGCAAGAAGTACAACTCAAGCTTGGCCTGTGGCGCTCTGGCTGCGGGCGGTACGCTGGGAATCCTCATTCCCCCGAGCATGGGCTTCATCTTCTATGCCCTGGTCACCGAGGAATCGGTGGGCAAGCTGTTCGTGGCCGGCATGGTGCCGGGCGTGGTGTTGACGCTCATGTACATCTTGAGCGTGTATCTCATCGCCCGGGTTCGCCCTGAATGGGCCCCGCGCGGAGAACGCGTGTCCCTGGCCGTGAAGCTGGGTTCCCTTAAGGGCATTCTCTGGATGGTCCTGCTCTTCGTGCTCATTCTCGGCGGCATCCTGGTGGGCGTCTTCAGCCCCACCGAGGGCGCGGCCGTGGGCGTGGTCGGGGCCTTCGGCATCCTGGCCCTGCGTGGGCGGGTGACCCGCAAGGTGATGAAGGACGTGCTCACCCAGACGGCCAACATCACCACCAAGCTGCTCATGATTCTCATCGGCGTGGGCATCCTGGGTTACTTCCTGGCCGCCAGCCGCCTGCCGGACGAGATGGCCGCGCTCATCACCGGACACGGCTACAACCGTTACGTGGTGCTCGTGGGCATCCTTGGCCTGTACGCCATCCTCGGCTGTCTCATGAACGTGATTCCCATGATCCTCCTGACGCTGCCGACCATCTTCCCCACGGTCAAGGCCCTGGGCTTCGATCCGATCTGGTTCGGCGTGATCACGGTCATCATGATGGAGATGGGGCAGATCACCCCGCCGGTGGGCGTGAACGTCTTCGCCATGTCCAGCGTGGCGCCGGACGTGCCCATGGGGGCGATCTTCAAGGGCATCCTGCCCTTCATGTTCTGCATGGTGCTCATGCTGGCCCTGCTCATCTTCTTCCCGGGCATGGCCACCTGGCTCGTGGGAGTGCTGTTCTAG
- a CDS encoding methyl-accepting chemotaxis protein: MRKLSARWVLLLSVFLIVFCGLAGFALVLENRLSAFLLDQQVGLMRQSGERIRSALDLYLESAQADMEQYAAQPTLVSAVHYHPTPVPFADEFLKGVLGRDPRFLALYVFNAKGEVVAGRGPGGEDLRGTSVADTPLFQAVSRDEPFIGGGVERVGGVEGWVLGLGRPLLDKGRVIGGVGCLLDWSRFAERFVLPVRIGASGHAFVQDGTCRIVAHPDANLALQPGLTPAVLAGAREVAGGLECDWRGVATIYAATPLDALGWTVWVGAVRADLLSGLGVLRTALGAAALLLLILLCGGLWLLIRRLVLAPVLAIRDYSRAVADGDLDARIGGSYRSEFDELKENVLRMSAMLRARLGFSQGVLNCLPVPVSIVDPEDRLIFTNKEMLGAMGKPGAPGDYLGWSSSRFVFGKEGQETLLCLALRDKARNDRELAFTTPSGEKRVVEATTAPILGEDGELFGSIALWFEITTLREQQARIEAQGSVIARAAEQAREVVCRLGEESRSLGEQVEVAGRGASEQRVRTEETATAVEQMNASILEVSRSASMSAAQSERVREEGERGAAVARETDQAIESVRAAFAGVAENLGRLGEQAHEIAAILGVIDDIADQTNLLALNAAIEAARAGDAGRGFAVVAGEVRKLAEKTTDATKQVARSTGAIEEAVGQCDAAMNAAVRAVETGGSLSRQAGEALRAILDEASSAAAQSQAIAAAAEQQSAASEQIARTSATVRSIARDTAEAMERAVAIGERLRGLSEDLNGIVETMRS, translated from the coding sequence ATGAGAAAACTGTCGGCCCGCTGGGTCTTGCTTCTGTCCGTGTTCCTGATCGTCTTCTGTGGCCTGGCCGGGTTCGCCCTGGTCCTTGAAAACCGGTTGTCGGCCTTCCTCCTGGACCAGCAGGTGGGGCTCATGCGCCAGAGCGGCGAGCGTATCCGCTCGGCCCTGGACCTCTATCTGGAGTCCGCCCAGGCGGACATGGAGCAGTATGCGGCCCAGCCCACCCTGGTGAGCGCCGTCCACTATCATCCCACTCCCGTGCCCTTTGCCGACGAGTTCCTGAAAGGCGTGCTCGGCCGCGATCCGCGTTTTCTCGCCCTGTACGTGTTCAACGCCAAGGGCGAGGTGGTGGCCGGGCGCGGCCCGGGCGGCGAGGACCTGCGCGGGACGTCGGTGGCGGACACGCCGCTGTTTCAGGCCGTGAGCCGGGACGAGCCGTTCATCGGCGGCGGAGTGGAGCGCGTCGGCGGGGTCGAGGGATGGGTCTTGGGCCTGGGCCGGCCGCTCCTGGACAAGGGCCGGGTGATCGGCGGCGTGGGCTGCCTGCTGGACTGGTCGCGTTTCGCGGAGCGTTTCGTGCTGCCCGTGCGGATCGGGGCCTCGGGCCATGCCTTTGTCCAGGACGGGACGTGCCGGATCGTGGCGCACCCGGACGCGAACCTGGCGCTCCAGCCCGGCCTGACCCCGGCCGTGCTCGCCGGGGCGCGGGAGGTGGCCGGGGGGCTGGAGTGCGATTGGCGGGGCGTGGCGACCATCTACGCCGCCACTCCCTTGGACGCCCTGGGCTGGACGGTCTGGGTGGGCGCGGTCCGGGCCGACCTGCTGAGCGGACTGGGCGTGCTGCGCACGGCCCTGGGCGCGGCGGCTCTGCTCCTGCTCATCCTGCTCTGCGGCGGGCTCTGGCTGCTCATCCGGCGGCTGGTCCTCGCGCCCGTGCTGGCCATCCGGGACTATTCCCGGGCCGTGGCCGACGGCGACCTGGATGCGCGGATCGGGGGCTCCTATCGGTCCGAATTCGATGAACTCAAGGAGAACGTGCTGCGCATGTCGGCCATGCTCCGCGCGCGGCTCGGGTTCTCCCAGGGCGTGCTGAACTGCCTGCCGGTCCCGGTGAGCATCGTGGACCCGGAAGACCGGCTCATCTTCACCAACAAGGAGATGCTCGGGGCCATGGGCAAGCCGGGAGCGCCCGGGGACTACCTGGGCTGGAGTTCCAGCCGCTTCGTGTTCGGCAAGGAGGGCCAGGAGACCCTGCTCTGTCTGGCCCTGCGCGACAAGGCCCGCAACGACCGGGAGCTGGCGTTCACCACCCCGTCCGGGGAGAAGCGGGTGGTGGAGGCCACCACCGCGCCGATTCTCGGAGAGGACGGCGAGCTGTTCGGTTCCATCGCCCTCTGGTTCGAGATCACCACCTTGCGGGAGCAGCAGGCGCGCATCGAGGCCCAGGGCTCGGTCATCGCCCGGGCCGCGGAACAGGCTCGCGAGGTGGTTTGCCGGTTGGGCGAGGAGTCCCGCAGCCTGGGCGAGCAGGTGGAAGTGGCCGGCCGGGGCGCGTCGGAGCAGCGCGTGCGCACCGAGGAGACGGCCACGGCCGTGGAGCAGATGAACGCCTCGATCCTGGAAGTGAGCCGCAGCGCCTCGATGTCCGCCGCCCAGTCCGAACGGGTCCGCGAGGAGGGCGAGCGTGGCGCGGCGGTGGCCCGGGAGACGGACCAGGCCATCGAATCCGTGCGCGCGGCCTTCGCCGGAGTGGCCGAGAACCTCGGCCGCCTGGGGGAACAGGCCCACGAGATCGCGGCCATCCTCGGCGTCATCGACGACATCGCGGACCAGACGAACCTGCTGGCCCTGAACGCGGCCATCGAGGCCGCCCGCGCGGGCGACGCCGGACGAGGCTTCGCCGTGGTGGCCGGAGAGGTGCGCAAACTGGCCGAGAAGACCACCGACGCCACCAAGCAGGTGGCGCGCTCCACCGGGGCCATTGAAGAGGCGGTGGGTCAATGTGACGCGGCCATGAATGCGGCGGTCCGGGCCGTGGAGACCGGTGGAAGCCTGAGCCGTCAGGCGGGCGAGGCGCTGCGCGCGATCCTCGACGAGGCATCGTCCGCGGCCGCCCAGTCCCAGGCCATCGCCGCGGCCGCCGAGCAGCAGTCCGCCGCCTCGGAGCAGATCGCCCGCACCTCGGCCACGGTCCGGTCCATCGCCCGCGACACGGCCGAGGCCATGGAGCGGGCCGTGGCCATCGGCGAACGTCTGCGCGGCCTTTCGGAGGACCTGAACGGCATCGTGGAGACCATGCGGTCGTGA
- a CDS encoding OFA family MFS transporter: MEKVKNRWLIAASAVGIHISIGSVYAYSVMTLPLKQLHGWQKSDITMAFSLAILFLGFSAAFLGRTVEKMGPRKSGRLAAIFYSSGIMGSGLAVYLGSLPLFLICYGVIGGIGLGVGYITPVSTLVKWFPDRRGLATGMAIMGFGFAAMVFGPIMAKLFLLMDIWKVYFLLGAIYFCLIFASSLYIAPPPAGWLPPGYAAATSEPGRKVIKKDLAQLTVAEALRTKRFYCMWVMLFINITCGIALISVASPMAQEVVGLSPMQAATMVGLMGLFNGGGRIGWASFSDYLGRARTFMAFFIIQVFAFLALTKVSHPFAFQALIFVILTCYGGGFSTLPAFLGDMFGTKQLGTIHGYELTAWGLAGMVGPSIVTRVLEATGSYSATLYIFAGFLAFALLVTFLLAHDLRLKRRFYAQQAAQEAS, from the coding sequence ATGGAAAAGGTCAAAAACCGCTGGCTCATAGCCGCATCGGCCGTGGGCATCCACATATCCATCGGCTCGGTCTACGCCTACAGCGTCATGACCCTGCCGCTCAAACAGCTCCACGGCTGGCAGAAGAGCGACATCACCATGGCCTTCAGCCTGGCCATCCTCTTCCTCGGGTTTTCGGCCGCCTTCCTCGGCCGGACCGTGGAGAAGATGGGCCCGCGCAAGTCCGGCCGCCTCGCGGCCATCTTCTATTCCAGCGGCATCATGGGCTCGGGCCTGGCGGTCTACCTCGGATCGCTGCCCCTGTTCCTGATCTGCTACGGAGTGATCGGCGGCATCGGCCTCGGCGTGGGCTACATCACCCCGGTTTCGACCCTGGTGAAGTGGTTCCCGGACCGCCGCGGCCTGGCCACCGGCATGGCCATCATGGGCTTCGGCTTCGCGGCCATGGTCTTCGGCCCCATCATGGCCAAGCTGTTCCTGCTCATGGACATCTGGAAGGTCTACTTCCTGCTCGGCGCCATCTACTTCTGCCTCATCTTCGCCTCCTCGCTGTACATCGCCCCGCCGCCCGCCGGCTGGCTGCCCCCGGGCTATGCCGCCGCGACCAGCGAGCCCGGCCGCAAGGTCATCAAGAAGGACCTGGCCCAGCTCACCGTGGCCGAGGCCCTGCGCACCAAGCGCTTCTACTGCATGTGGGTCATGCTCTTCATCAACATCACCTGCGGCATCGCCCTGATCTCCGTGGCCTCGCCCATGGCCCAGGAGGTGGTCGGGCTCTCGCCCATGCAGGCGGCCACCATGGTGGGCCTCATGGGCCTGTTCAACGGCGGCGGCCGCATCGGCTGGGCCAGCTTCTCCGACTACCTGGGCCGGGCGCGCACCTTCATGGCCTTCTTCATCATCCAGGTCTTCGCCTTCCTGGCCCTGACCAAGGTGAGCCACCCGTTCGCCTTCCAGGCCCTCATCTTCGTCATCCTGACCTGCTACGGGGGCGGCTTCTCGACCCTGCCGGCCTTCCTGGGCGACATGTTCGGCACCAAACAGCTCGGCACCATCCACGGGTATGAGCTGACGGCCTGGGGCCTGGCGGGAATGGTCGGCCCGTCCATCGTGACCCGCGTCCTGGAGGCCACCGGCAGCTACAGCGCCACCCTGTACATCTTCGCCGGATTCCTGGCCTTCGCCCTGCTCGTCACCTTCCTCCTGGCCCACGACCTGCGGCTCAAGCGGCGGTTCTACGCCCAGCAGGCGGCCCAGGAAGCCTCCTGA